The following proteins are co-located in the Shouchella hunanensis genome:
- the spoVID gene encoding stage VI sporulation protein D, whose translation MSQEQSSALTFSIEDSVWLNKGQQIDEIIGMSLTPEISVKQMDDHVTIQGGLRFIGEYKMVEEIQEEVEEDEDASFTALSDFRQSGDIQTETEAGAGQIEHVFPIDITIPMTRIQHVDDIYVEVSSFDYDLPEKSCIQLTADVSISGVKSDEQQREIELVDSEYKYEVVENDTESEEYESTEETAFQFEAYQSDEAVEESQSYVEQRTEEKLEQEPRQEPEQELAYNHRSMEQDIVETFTQSNWEEEVDEDDIATVSDLNDEASPAYRYLTETSEMNELEDPVDVVEEVTEDVGKNERDSASYLTSMLRNEDEQFSRWKMCIIQEEETLQVIADRYELSTSQLTRYNNLDSEKVEEGQIIYIPSKGK comes from the coding sequence TTGTCTCAAGAACAGTCGTCAGCCTTAACATTTTCGATTGAAGATTCTGTTTGGCTTAATAAAGGGCAACAAATTGATGAAATTATTGGCATGTCCCTCACACCGGAAATTTCAGTCAAGCAAATGGACGATCATGTAACCATTCAAGGTGGTCTTCGTTTTATTGGCGAATACAAAATGGTAGAAGAAATACAGGAAGAGGTAGAAGAAGATGAAGACGCATCTTTTACTGCTTTAAGTGATTTTCGTCAATCAGGTGATATTCAGACAGAAACGGAAGCCGGAGCAGGCCAGATTGAACATGTTTTTCCAATTGATATTACGATCCCGATGACACGAATTCAGCATGTTGATGATATTTATGTAGAAGTATCGAGCTTTGATTACGATTTACCAGAGAAAAGCTGCATTCAATTAACAGCAGATGTGTCGATTAGTGGCGTGAAGTCAGACGAGCAACAGCGAGAAATTGAGTTGGTTGATTCTGAGTATAAGTACGAAGTTGTTGAAAATGACACTGAATCAGAAGAGTATGAAAGCACAGAGGAAACGGCTTTTCAATTCGAAGCGTATCAGTCGGATGAAGCGGTTGAGGAAAGTCAATCATATGTGGAGCAAAGAACAGAAGAAAAACTAGAACAAGAACCAAGGCAAGAACCAGAACAAGAACTAGCTTATAACCATAGAAGTATGGAGCAAGACATTGTGGAGACGTTCACTCAATCCAATTGGGAAGAAGAGGTGGATGAAGATGATATCGCTACTGTCAGTGATCTAAATGATGAAGCCTCTCCTGCCTACCGTTATTTGACTGAAACGAGTGAAATGAACGAGCTTGAAGATCCAGTTGATGTAGTCGAAGAAGTGACTGAGGATGTAGGAAAGAATGAACGTGACAGCGCTTCGTACTTAACGAGCATGCTTCGAAATGAGGATGAACAGTTCTCCAGATGGAAGATGTGTATTATTCAAGAAGAAGAAACGCTACAGGTTATTGCCGATCGTTATGAACTTTCCACTAGTCAATTAACGCGTTATAACAACCTTGATAGTGAAAAAGTTGAAGAGGGGCAAATCATTTATATACCTTCGAAGGGTAAGTAG
- the hemL gene encoding glutamate-1-semialdehyde 2,1-aminomutase, with amino-acid sequence MAHYEKSKQAFEQAKPLMPGGVNSPVRAFKSVGMNPVYMKQGKGSKITDIDGNQYIDYVLSWGPLIRGHADEVVVEELKKATELGTSFGAPHELETKMAELVIERVPSIEVVRMVNSGTEATMSALRLARGYTGRNKILKFVGCYHGHGDSLLIKAGSGVATLGLPDSPGVPESVAQNTLTVHYNDVDSVKYAFEQFGDDLAAVIVEPVAGNMGVVRPEPGFLETLRELTSANGTVLIFDEVMTGFRVGYECAQGELGVTPDLTCLGKVIGGGLPVGAFGGKREIMEQIAPSGPIYQAGTLSGNPLAMTAGYYTLSQLTREDYEVFRKQGERLEQGLSEAAKAHGIPHTINRAGSMIGLFFTNEHVTNFDQAKTADLELFARYFRGMLEEGVSIAPSQFEGLFLSTAHTDDDIEKTIEAANRVFATLSQAE; translated from the coding sequence ATGGCTCACTACGAAAAATCAAAACAAGCGTTTGAACAAGCAAAGCCGCTGATGCCAGGTGGTGTAAACAGCCCTGTTCGTGCCTTTAAATCAGTTGGTATGAATCCGGTTTATATGAAACAAGGAAAAGGATCAAAAATCACAGACATTGATGGGAATCAATATATTGATTATGTACTATCTTGGGGACCGCTTATTCGAGGGCATGCAGATGAAGTTGTAGTGGAAGAATTAAAAAAAGCAACGGAACTTGGGACAAGCTTTGGTGCGCCTCATGAGTTAGAAACCAAGATGGCAGAACTAGTGATTGAACGTGTGCCATCAATCGAAGTAGTTCGTATGGTTAATTCTGGTACAGAAGCGACGATGAGCGCACTTCGATTAGCAAGAGGTTATACAGGGCGTAACAAAATATTAAAATTTGTTGGCTGTTATCACGGACATGGGGATTCGTTGCTAATAAAAGCAGGTTCTGGTGTTGCGACACTTGGCTTACCAGATAGCCCTGGTGTTCCTGAATCAGTAGCACAGAACACGTTAACCGTTCATTACAATGATGTTGATAGTGTAAAGTATGCATTTGAACAGTTTGGTGATGACCTTGCGGCAGTTATTGTAGAGCCGGTAGCTGGAAACATGGGTGTTGTTCGTCCAGAACCTGGGTTTTTAGAAACACTTAGAGAATTAACATCAGCCAATGGAACGGTGTTGATTTTTGATGAAGTCATGACAGGCTTTCGGGTTGGCTATGAATGTGCGCAGGGAGAACTTGGCGTTACACCTGATTTAACGTGTTTAGGAAAAGTGATTGGTGGAGGACTGCCTGTTGGTGCATTTGGTGGAAAACGAGAAATTATGGAACAAATTGCCCCTAGCGGACCTATCTATCAAGCTGGTACATTGTCCGGGAACCCACTTGCAATGACAGCAGGATATTATACCCTTTCTCAACTAACGAGAGAAGACTACGAGGTGTTTCGTAAACAAGGAGAACGTTTGGAGCAAGGTCTCTCAGAGGCTGCAAAAGCACATGGCATCCCCCATACAATTAACCGTGCAGGATCGATGATTGGTCTTTTCTTCACAAATGAGCATGTCACGAATTTTGATCAGGCGAAGACTGCTGATTTAGAGTTATTTGCACGTTATTTTAGAGGGATGTTAGAAGAAGGGGTTTCAATTGCTCCTTCACAATTTGAAGGGCTCTTCCTCTCAACGGCTCACACAGACGACGATATCGAAAAAACAATTGAAGCGGCAAATCGTGTATTTGCTACTCTTTCTCAAGCTGAATGA
- the hemB gene encoding porphobilinogen synthase yields the protein MNVTFKRHRRLRKTAAIRAMVKETTLSANDFIYPLFVTEETNKKTEVPSMPGVFQFSLDRLNDEVAEVQKLGIRAIILFGLPHHKDEIGSEAFASHGIIQKATKQIKEAFPDMLVIADTCLCEFTDHGHCGIIREGDVVNDESLNLLVKTAISQAEAGADIIAPSNMMDGFVAAIRQGLDEAGYVDVPIMSYAVKYASAFYGPFRDAANSAPAFGDRKTYQMDPANREEAVREATSDLEEGADFLIVKPALSYLDIVRDVKEMSDVPIVAYNVSGEYAMVKAAAQNGWVNEKAIVLEKLLSMKRAGASLILTYFAKDAAQWLYEETQGGY from the coding sequence ATGAACGTAACGTTTAAGCGACATAGACGCCTAAGAAAAACAGCAGCTATTCGGGCAATGGTGAAGGAAACGACGCTCTCAGCGAACGATTTTATTTACCCGCTGTTTGTAACTGAAGAAACGAATAAAAAGACAGAAGTTCCTTCAATGCCAGGAGTGTTTCAGTTTTCGTTAGATCGTTTAAATGACGAAGTGGCTGAAGTGCAAAAATTAGGGATTCGTGCCATTATCTTATTTGGCTTGCCCCATCATAAAGATGAAATTGGGTCAGAAGCATTTGCGAGTCATGGCATCATCCAAAAAGCAACGAAACAGATAAAAGAAGCATTTCCTGATATGCTTGTCATTGCAGATACTTGTTTATGCGAATTCACAGATCACGGACATTGTGGCATCATCCGTGAAGGAGATGTTGTGAATGATGAGAGTCTTAACCTTTTAGTAAAAACAGCGATTTCACAAGCAGAAGCTGGTGCTGATATTATTGCGCCATCAAATATGATGGACGGCTTTGTAGCAGCAATTCGTCAGGGCTTAGACGAGGCAGGCTATGTGGATGTCCCCATCATGTCTTATGCTGTGAAGTATGCTTCAGCGTTTTACGGTCCGTTTCGTGATGCGGCAAATAGTGCACCTGCTTTTGGGGACCGCAAAACGTATCAGATGGATCCTGCTAATCGAGAAGAAGCGGTGCGAGAAGCGACGTCTGATTTGGAAGAAGGAGCAGACTTCCTCATTGTCAAACCGGCTTTATCTTACTTAGACATTGTACGTGATGTAAAGGAAATGTCGGATGTCCCCATCGTGGCTTATAACGTTAGTGGAGAGTACGCGATGGTTAAGGCAGCAGCACAAAATGGTTGGGTGAACGAGAAAGCAATTGTGTTAGAAAAGCTTCTAAGTATGAAACGAGCTGGAGCATCGCTCATTCTAACCTATTTTGCAAAAGACGCTGCACAATGGCTGTATGAAGAGACACAAGGAGGTTACTAA
- a CDS encoding uroporphyrinogen-III synthase — protein sequence MLALRNKHILLTREEKDARQFAELITAYGGTPYFLPLIKIVFRPVGAEASKKAARADWLVFTSVNGVRSFFSAYQGGPLKAKIAAVGIQTAQEIEQYHYHVSVVPKVQDGEALARMLRTVVGERERVLVVRGQLARPTIIHALEEKSIKVETLTTYDTIMPEEAVEEAKALPNLVFDYVTLTSPSTATHLRTIMETCPIFYRKIACIGPRTNARAIQLGLTPTVTADTYSTDGLVKAMLIEEAHKHERNV from the coding sequence ATGCTCGCGCTGCGAAATAAGCACATCTTGCTAACGCGAGAGGAAAAGGATGCGAGGCAGTTCGCTGAATTGATTACAGCGTACGGCGGAACCCCTTATTTCTTACCTTTAATAAAAATCGTCTTTCGACCGGTAGGTGCTGAAGCTTCTAAAAAAGCGGCACGTGCTGATTGGCTTGTATTTACAAGTGTCAATGGTGTACGTTCGTTTTTTTCAGCCTATCAAGGTGGGCCATTAAAGGCAAAAATTGCAGCGGTTGGCATACAAACAGCTCAAGAAATAGAGCAGTACCACTATCATGTATCTGTCGTACCAAAGGTTCAAGATGGAGAAGCGTTGGCACGTATGTTACGAACGGTAGTAGGTGAAAGAGAGCGTGTACTAGTAGTGAGGGGTCAATTGGCGAGGCCAACCATTATTCATGCGTTAGAGGAGAAGAGCATTAAAGTTGAAACTCTAACTACCTATGATACTATCATGCCTGAGGAAGCAGTTGAGGAAGCAAAAGCTTTACCAAATCTCGTGTTTGATTATGTAACGTTAACGAGTCCATCTACGGCTACTCATTTACGAACGATCATGGAAACATGTCCCATTTTTTATCGAAAAATTGCTTGTATTGGCCCAAGAACCAATGCACGTGCAATTCAATTAGGGCTAACGCCTACGGTGACGGCAGATACTTATTCAACAGATGGTTTAGTAAAGGCCATGCTTATAGAGGAGGCACACAAACATGAACGTAACGTTTAA
- the hemC gene encoding hydroxymethylbilane synthase, giving the protein MRTIVLGTRRSNLAMTQTRWVIEQFKKLNVPYQFEIKEIVTKGDRILDVTLSKVGGKGLFVKEIEEALRTGEIDIAVHSMKDVPSEMLPEFVLGAITDREDPRDAIISENHVPLSELPPGAIIGTSSLRRSAQILHRYPHLTVQWIRGNVETRLRKLKEESFSAIVLAAAGLNRLGYAKSAVTHYLETDECIPAIGQGALGLEGRQDDTEVNRLLQLLNHEETASAVRAERAFLHTLNGGCQVPIGGYATVENDGTITLTGLVGSPDGQVLLKETASGSDPEKLGTDLAKQLSAQGAEDILNKVRESLE; this is encoded by the coding sequence ATGAGAACAATTGTACTCGGTACGAGAAGAAGCAATTTAGCGATGACGCAAACAAGATGGGTCATTGAGCAATTTAAGAAATTAAATGTGCCGTACCAATTTGAAATAAAGGAAATTGTAACAAAAGGGGATCGAATACTAGACGTTACTCTTTCAAAAGTTGGCGGCAAAGGTCTTTTTGTAAAGGAAATTGAAGAGGCGTTGCGAACTGGGGAAATTGATATTGCCGTTCATTCAATGAAAGATGTGCCGTCAGAAATGTTGCCTGAATTTGTATTAGGAGCTATTACTGATCGAGAGGACCCAAGAGATGCCATTATTAGTGAAAACCATGTGCCGTTAAGTGAGCTGCCACCAGGGGCTATTATTGGAACAAGCAGCTTGCGTCGATCTGCGCAGATTTTGCATCGCTATCCGCATCTTACCGTTCAATGGATTCGAGGCAACGTTGAGACAAGGCTGCGAAAATTAAAGGAAGAATCGTTTTCTGCCATTGTACTTGCTGCTGCTGGACTAAATCGATTAGGATATGCCAAATCAGCTGTCACACATTATTTAGAGACGGATGAATGTATCCCTGCAATTGGCCAAGGTGCATTAGGCCTTGAAGGGCGTCAAGATGATACAGAGGTGAACCGTCTTTTACAATTATTGAATCATGAAGAAACAGCATCTGCGGTTCGAGCAGAGCGCGCTTTCCTTCATACGTTAAATGGCGGGTGTCAAGTTCCGATTGGTGGGTATGCTACAGTAGAAAATGACGGCACAATTACTTTAACAGGCTTAGTAGGCTCCCCAGATGGACAAGTTTTACTAAAAGAAACGGCATCAGGTAGTGATCCAGAAAAGCTAGGAACGGATTTGGCAAAGCAGTTGTCTGCACAAGGAGCGGAAGACATTTTAAATAAAGTGAGAGAGAGTCTAGAGTGA
- the hemA gene encoding glutamyl-tRNA reductase, whose amino-acid sequence MHTIVVGVNYKSAPVEIREKLAFDEEQLPAALAQLRTSKSIMECVILSTCNRTELYVVADQIHTGRHFTKTFLANWFSINKDELTAYLTIKENDHAVEHLFRVSCGLDSMVIGETQILGQAKQAFQLAQSLQVTGTVFNQLFKQAITLGKRAHSSTAISSQAVSVSYAGVELGKKIFGSFEGKRVLIVGAGEMSELTAKHIHANGAASIVVMNRSVAKAENLANQFSGEAVSFDHLEEELKRADVVISSTGAREFVLTKENTEKALRSREERPLFIIDIAVPRDVEPTLNEWENVHLYDIDHLQHIVESNKQEREREAEKISLMIEEEIVEFNMWVNTLGVVPIITALRGKALQIQGDTMSSIERKLPHLTDRELKVLRKHTKSIVNQLLRDPLTKVKELAAEPDAQLSLQLFTDIFALEETLEEQKERERQNDIKALWKQESESYSEIEGTVALRS is encoded by the coding sequence ATGCATACGATTGTCGTAGGAGTGAACTATAAGTCTGCCCCGGTGGAAATTCGCGAAAAGCTAGCTTTTGATGAAGAGCAGTTGCCGGCGGCTCTTGCCCAACTGCGCACTTCAAAAAGCATTATGGAGTGTGTGATTCTATCAACTTGCAATCGCACTGAGCTTTATGTTGTAGCAGATCAAATTCATACCGGAAGGCATTTTACAAAAACGTTTTTAGCAAACTGGTTTTCCATTAATAAGGATGAATTAACCGCTTATCTAACAATAAAAGAAAATGATCATGCAGTTGAACATTTGTTTCGAGTATCGTGTGGTCTAGATTCAATGGTTATTGGTGAAACGCAAATTCTTGGTCAAGCTAAGCAAGCGTTTCAGCTCGCTCAATCATTACAAGTAACAGGTACGGTCTTTAACCAGCTATTTAAGCAAGCGATTACCTTAGGTAAGCGTGCTCATAGTTCGACGGCCATTTCTTCTCAAGCCGTCTCAGTTAGTTATGCCGGCGTTGAACTTGGTAAAAAGATTTTTGGTAGTTTTGAAGGAAAGCGTGTCCTTATTGTCGGTGCAGGAGAGATGAGTGAGCTGACGGCAAAGCATATACATGCGAATGGAGCCGCTTCCATTGTTGTTATGAATCGAAGTGTTGCAAAAGCTGAGAATCTTGCTAATCAATTCAGTGGTGAAGCGGTCTCGTTTGATCATTTAGAAGAAGAATTGAAGCGTGCAGATGTGGTCATAAGCTCTACAGGAGCAAGAGAATTTGTATTAACAAAAGAAAATACGGAAAAAGCATTACGTTCCCGAGAGGAGCGGCCGTTATTCATTATTGATATTGCGGTTCCGCGTGATGTCGAGCCAACATTAAACGAATGGGAAAATGTTCACTTGTATGACATTGATCATTTGCAACATATCGTTGAATCGAACAAGCAAGAGCGAGAGCGCGAAGCAGAGAAAATTTCTTTAATGATTGAAGAAGAGATTGTGGAGTTTAATATGTGGGTAAACACACTAGGAGTCGTTCCCATCATCACAGCTTTACGTGGGAAAGCATTGCAAATTCAAGGTGACACGATGTCTAGTATTGAACGGAAATTACCTCATTTAACCGATCGTGAGTTAAAAGTTCTTCGTAAGCATACAAAAAGTATTGTGAATCAACTTCTTCGTGATCCGTTAACGAAGGTAAAAGAACTAGCAGCTGAGCCTGATGCCCAATTATCGCTACAGTTGTTCACGGACATTTTTGCGTTAGAAGAGACGTTAGAAGAACAGAAAGAACGGGAACGCCAAAATGATATAAAGGCACTATGGAAGCAAGAAAGTGAGTCCTATAGCGAGATTGAAGGCACTGTTGCTTTGCGCTCGTAA
- the yihA gene encoding ribosome biogenesis GTP-binding protein YihA/YsxC produces the protein MKVVKAELEHVAVKPEQYPVNRLPELALAGRSNVGKSSFINKMLNRKGLARTSGQPGKTQTLNFYEINEMLYFVDVPGYGYAKVSKTERAAWGKMIETYLSEREELKAVLQLIDARHKPSEDDKLMYNWMKHFGIPVILVATKADKISKSKWQKHLSIISKELNRDDADPLLLFSSETGYGKEEAWKTIQSHLQLTKNK, from the coding sequence ATGAAAGTAGTAAAAGCTGAACTAGAACATGTAGCTGTCAAACCTGAACAATATCCAGTTAATCGTTTACCGGAACTTGCTCTTGCAGGTCGTTCGAATGTGGGGAAATCGTCTTTTATTAACAAAATGCTCAATCGAAAAGGGCTAGCTAGAACATCTGGTCAACCTGGTAAAACGCAAACATTGAACTTTTATGAAATTAATGAAATGCTTTATTTTGTAGATGTTCCAGGATACGGCTATGCAAAAGTGTCGAAAACCGAACGAGCAGCCTGGGGAAAAATGATTGAAACGTATTTATCAGAGCGGGAAGAGCTTAAAGCGGTGTTGCAATTAATTGATGCACGCCATAAGCCTTCGGAAGACGATAAGCTTATGTACAATTGGATGAAGCATTTCGGAATTCCGGTCATTTTAGTCGCCACAAAAGCAGATAAAATTTCTAAATCAAAATGGCAAAAGCATTTAAGTATCATCAGTAAAGAGCTTAATCGTGATGACGCAGATCCTTTATTACTGTTTTCCTCTGAAACAGGGTATGGAAAAGAAGAAGCTTGGAAAACGATTCAATCCCACCTCCAATTAACGAAGAATAAGTAG
- the lon gene encoding endopeptidase La: MVDQYQERRVPLLPLRGVLIFPGAIMHLDVGREKSVKALEEAKQNDQYLFLATQKQTTKEDPTEEDLYRIGTFAKIVQSTKLANGTVRVQVEGLQRASLTHFHDHGDVLVADIQLCEQDGKADTETEALMRTLLSMYDQFSKQSKRASQETLANLKETTAPEQFADLIAANLTLKLSQKQTLLEFIDVKERLQKLIEFLGNEQEVLGLEKKIGQRVKKSMEKTQKEYYLREQMKAIQKELGDREGKTGEIAELKEKIEAAEMPEHVYEKAMKELNRYEKMPANAGESSILRNYLDWLIQLPWTKQTEDQLDVKKASKILDEDHYGLEKVKERVLEYLAVRKLTNSMKGPILCLAGPPGVGKTSLARSIARSLNRKFVRMSLGGVRDEAEIRGHRRTYVGAMPGRLIQGMKRAETINPVFLLDEIDKMANDFRGDPASALLEVLDPEQNNTFSDHYLEEAYDLSNVMFITTANNIGTIPGPLLDRMEIISIPGYTELEKKQIARNYLLPKQIKEHGLTKSQMPVKDEALTKIIRHYTREAGVRNLERQLASTCRKAAKMVVMEDRKRVTVTEKLVEDMLGKPRFRYGMAEQEDQIGAATGLAYTAAGGTTLSIEVSAVKGKGKLTLTGKLGDVMKESAQAAFSYIRSRSEALSISTDFNDKTDIHIHVPEGATPKDGPSAGITMATALISALTGRKVKREVGMTGEITLRGRVLPIGGLKEKAMSAHRAGLTTIIIPKENEKDIDDIPASVREELTIVLVEHLDQVLKVALNESEDKK; encoded by the coding sequence ATGGTTGACCAATATCAAGAACGCCGAGTTCCGCTCCTTCCTTTGCGTGGTGTATTAATCTTCCCAGGGGCAATTATGCACTTAGACGTAGGTCGTGAAAAATCGGTAAAAGCATTAGAAGAAGCCAAGCAAAACGATCAATATTTATTTTTAGCAACACAAAAACAAACAACAAAAGAAGATCCGACGGAAGAAGATTTATATAGAATTGGAACGTTTGCTAAAATTGTTCAATCAACTAAATTAGCCAATGGAACGGTGCGTGTTCAAGTAGAGGGATTACAACGAGCTTCCCTTACTCATTTTCATGACCATGGAGATGTTCTTGTTGCAGATATTCAATTATGTGAGCAAGATGGCAAAGCAGATACAGAAACAGAAGCATTAATGCGTACGCTACTTTCCATGTATGATCAGTTCTCCAAACAATCAAAACGCGCTTCACAAGAAACTCTCGCGAATTTGAAGGAAACAACAGCACCAGAGCAATTTGCTGATTTAATAGCAGCCAATCTAACGTTGAAGCTGTCTCAAAAGCAAACACTACTTGAGTTTATCGATGTAAAGGAACGGTTGCAAAAGCTTATTGAATTTCTTGGTAATGAACAAGAAGTGTTAGGCCTTGAAAAGAAAATTGGCCAACGTGTAAAAAAATCAATGGAAAAAACACAAAAAGAGTATTACTTACGCGAACAAATGAAAGCTATTCAAAAAGAATTAGGAGATCGTGAAGGTAAAACAGGTGAAATTGCTGAGTTGAAGGAAAAAATAGAAGCAGCGGAAATGCCTGAACATGTGTATGAAAAAGCAATGAAAGAGTTAAATCGCTATGAGAAAATGCCAGCCAATGCTGGAGAAAGCTCTATATTGCGAAACTACCTTGATTGGCTTATTCAATTACCGTGGACCAAACAAACAGAAGATCAGCTTGATGTGAAAAAAGCGAGTAAAATCTTGGATGAAGACCATTACGGGTTAGAGAAAGTGAAGGAGCGAGTACTTGAATATTTGGCTGTTAGAAAGCTAACAAATTCGATGAAAGGTCCTATTCTATGCCTTGCGGGACCTCCAGGAGTCGGAAAGACATCGCTAGCACGATCTATTGCTAGGTCGTTAAATCGAAAATTTGTGCGAATGTCGTTAGGGGGCGTGCGTGACGAGGCAGAGATTCGAGGTCATCGTCGAACGTATGTTGGAGCCATGCCAGGGCGACTCATTCAAGGGATGAAACGAGCAGAAACTATTAACCCGGTCTTTTTATTAGACGAAATTGATAAAATGGCAAATGATTTTAGAGGAGATCCAGCCTCCGCCTTACTTGAAGTGTTAGATCCAGAGCAAAACAATACGTTTAGCGATCATTACCTTGAAGAGGCGTACGATTTATCAAACGTCATGTTTATCACAACGGCAAATAATATTGGTACGATTCCAGGCCCTTTATTGGATCGAATGGAGATTATTTCTATACCTGGTTACACGGAGCTTGAAAAGAAACAAATTGCACGAAACTATTTACTTCCAAAGCAAATAAAAGAGCATGGTTTAACAAAAAGTCAGATGCCTGTAAAAGATGAGGCGTTAACGAAAATTATACGACACTACACCCGTGAAGCTGGGGTTAGAAACTTAGAGCGCCAGTTAGCCTCAACCTGTCGTAAAGCCGCTAAAATGGTCGTAATGGAAGATCGAAAGCGTGTGACAGTAACAGAAAAGCTAGTAGAAGATATGCTTGGAAAGCCAAGATTTCGCTACGGTATGGCGGAGCAAGAAGATCAGATTGGTGCAGCTACTGGCCTAGCGTACACTGCAGCAGGTGGTACGACGCTTTCTATTGAAGTTTCTGCTGTGAAAGGGAAAGGGAAATTAACCCTTACAGGCAAGTTAGGAGACGTCATGAAAGAGTCTGCACAAGCAGCGTTTAGCTATATTCGATCTCGGTCAGAAGCGCTCTCAATATCAACTGATTTTAACGATAAAACGGATATACACATTCATGTTCCAGAAGGGGCAACCCCTAAGGATGGTCCATCAGCAGGCATCACAATGGCGACAGCATTAATTTCTGCACTTACTGGTCGAAAAGTGAAGCGTGAAGTGGGCATGACAGGAGAAATTACATTAAGAGGTCGAGTATTACCAATTGGTGGTTTAAAAGAAAAAGCAATGAGTGCCCACCGTGCTGGGTTAACAACGATTATTATTCCAAAAGAGAATGAAAAAGATATTGACGATATTCCAGCTAGTGTTCGTGAAGAATTGACGATTGTATTAGTGGAACATCTTGATCAAGTCTTGAAAGTCGCATTAAATGAGAGTGAAGATAAAAAATGA